Genomic window (Burkholderiales bacterium):
GGGTCATGCTCTATCGGGCACGCATGAGCTTGCGGGAATGCTTGCAGCTAAAATGGTTCGACAATGAGGAAAGACAGGATTGAAGCTGCTGTCGTGCAAGGATGCAACCAAAATGATGTCGCAAGCAATGGACACCAGATTGAGCCTGCCGAAGAGGATGGCCCTGCGTCTGCATCTTGCGATCTGCGCGAGCTGTTGTCATTTTCGTACACAACTGTCGTTCATCCGCCTTGCCTGCCGGCGTTTTTCG
Coding sequences:
- a CDS encoding zf-HC2 domain-containing protein, which produces MLSCKDATKMMSQAMDTRLSLPKRMALRLHLAICASCCHFRTQLSFIRLACRRFSGRDDEVRGMKQNDGTEIP